One window from the genome of Streptomyces sp. NBC_01476 encodes:
- a CDS encoding GNAT family N-acetyltransferase yields MTEPTAAGPYDPLAPHAPLDPLDPARFTFRPVDPIADASLLHTWVTHPKAAFWLMGDAGVYDVERAYADIAQAPYQDAFIGRYDRRPAFLMERYDPAQVELNGLYAAEPGDIGMHFLVAPAPAAPVHGFSRAVLRAVMTELFRDPAVHRVVVEPDIRNTAVHALNEAVGFTIVRRIRTPEKDAYLSVCTRAQFEARR; encoded by the coding sequence ATGACCGAGCCCACAGCCGCCGGACCGTACGACCCGCTCGCCCCGCACGCCCCGCTCGACCCCCTCGACCCCGCCCGCTTCACCTTCCGCCCGGTCGACCCGATCGCCGACGCGTCCCTGCTGCACACCTGGGTGACCCACCCCAAAGCGGCCTTCTGGCTGATGGGGGACGCCGGGGTGTACGACGTGGAGCGCGCCTACGCCGACATCGCGCAGGCGCCGTACCAGGACGCCTTCATCGGACGGTACGACCGCAGGCCCGCCTTCCTGATGGAGCGGTACGACCCCGCGCAGGTCGAACTCAACGGGCTGTACGCAGCCGAACCCGGCGACATCGGCATGCACTTCCTGGTCGCCCCGGCCCCCGCGGCACCGGTCCACGGCTTCAGCCGCGCGGTGCTCAGGGCCGTCATGACCGAACTCTTCCGTGACCCGGCCGTCCACCGGGTGGTGGTCGAACCCGACATCCGCAACACCGCCGTGCACGCGCTCAACGAGGCGGTCGGCTTCACGATCGTCCGCCGGATCAGGACACCCGAGAAGGACGCGTACCTCAGCGTCTGCACCCGAGCACAGTTCGAGGCCCGCCGATGA
- a CDS encoding IucA/IucC family protein, with product MTPTPGATAHLTPDRWARATRHLIRKALAEFSHERLLHPVRAPGTSAYTVSGDSGTTTYRFTATRLALDHWHIDPASITRHRDGARLPLDALAFFTELRATLGLSDAVLPVYLEEITATLSCLAFKSAARDRHPCGAAQLPAAGFQVIESAMTEGHPCFVANSGRLGFGAHDLLRYAPEAAAPVRLSWLAAHRDLAVFTAGAGLDYDTLIAAELDPATRERFAAELTGRGLDPAGYLLLPVHPWQWEHKIAVTFAGEVAQRRLVHLGPGDDEHLAQQSVRTFFNASRPTRHYVKTALSVLNMGFMRGLSAAYMEATPAINDWLAGLIAADPTLTAAGFSIIRERAAIGYHHLGYEAATEKGSPYRKMLAALWRESPVNGLAPGRSLTTMAALLHVDDPAPAEPAARTDATAPTDAADPTDAADPPEATDPTDVADPTGVTHPPQPPSFAAALITRSGLPPEQWLRRYLDAYLVPVLHSLFAYGLAYMPHGENVILVLGEDGGTVERAIFKDIAEEIVVMSPDTPLPPAAERIRAAVPEGEQVLAVFTDVFDCFFRFLAAILHTGQVLDQTAFWRTVADCVTDYQRAHPELAGTFARYDLFAPRFPLSCLNRLQLRDNQQMVDLADPSAALQFAGTLANPLSAARQDQPAGQATWAER from the coding sequence ATGACCCCGACCCCGGGCGCGACCGCCCACCTCACCCCCGACCGGTGGGCACGGGCCACCCGCCACCTGATCCGTAAAGCGCTCGCCGAGTTCAGCCACGAGCGCCTGCTGCACCCCGTCAGGGCGCCGGGCACCAGCGCGTACACGGTCAGCGGTGACAGCGGCACGACCACGTACCGCTTCACCGCCACCCGCCTCGCCCTCGACCACTGGCACATCGACCCGGCCTCGATCACCCGCCACCGCGACGGCGCCCGGCTCCCCCTGGACGCGCTCGCCTTCTTCACCGAGCTGCGCGCCACCCTGGGCCTGAGCGACGCCGTGCTCCCGGTCTACCTGGAGGAGATCACCGCGACCCTCTCCTGCCTCGCCTTCAAGTCCGCGGCCCGGGACCGTCACCCGTGCGGCGCGGCGCAGTTGCCGGCGGCGGGCTTCCAGGTGATCGAGAGCGCGATGACCGAGGGGCACCCCTGCTTCGTGGCGAACAGCGGCCGGCTCGGCTTCGGGGCGCACGACCTGCTCCGCTACGCCCCCGAGGCCGCCGCACCTGTCCGCCTCAGCTGGCTGGCCGCCCACCGTGACCTCGCCGTCTTCACGGCGGGCGCCGGCCTGGACTACGACACCCTGATCGCCGCCGAGCTGGACCCGGCCACCCGCGAGCGCTTCGCGGCCGAACTCACCGGCCGCGGGCTCGACCCGGCCGGTTACCTGCTGCTGCCGGTCCACCCGTGGCAATGGGAGCACAAGATCGCCGTCACCTTCGCGGGTGAGGTCGCGCAACGGCGCCTGGTGCACCTCGGTCCGGGTGACGACGAGCACCTGGCCCAGCAGTCCGTCCGCACCTTCTTCAACGCGAGCCGCCCCACCCGGCATTACGTGAAAACGGCGCTCTCGGTGCTCAACATGGGCTTCATGCGCGGGCTGTCCGCCGCGTACATGGAGGCGACCCCGGCGATCAACGACTGGCTGGCCGGACTGATCGCGGCCGACCCGACCCTCACCGCCGCCGGCTTCTCGATCATCCGCGAGCGGGCCGCCATCGGCTACCACCACCTCGGGTACGAGGCCGCGACGGAGAAGGGCTCGCCCTACCGGAAGATGCTGGCCGCGCTCTGGCGGGAGAGCCCGGTCAACGGCCTGGCACCCGGCCGCTCCCTCACCACCATGGCTGCCCTGCTGCACGTCGACGACCCGGCACCGGCCGAACCGGCCGCCCGGACAGACGCGACCGCACCGACGGATGCGGCCGACCCGACGGATGCGGCCGACCCGCCGGAAGCGACCGACCCGACGGACGTGGCCGACCCGACAGGAGTGACCCACCCGCCCCAGCCCCCCTCCTTCGCCGCCGCCCTGATCACCCGCTCCGGCCTCCCCCCGGAGCAGTGGCTGCGCCGCTACCTGGACGCCTACCTCGTCCCCGTCCTGCACAGCCTCTTCGCCTACGGCCTCGCCTACATGCCGCACGGTGAGAACGTCATCCTGGTGCTGGGCGAGGACGGCGGCACGGTCGAGCGGGCGATCTTCAAGGACATCGCCGAGGAGATCGTGGTGATGTCCCCGGACACCCCGCTGCCGCCGGCGGCCGAGCGGATCCGGGCCGCCGTACCGGAGGGCGAGCAGGTGCTCGCCGTCTTCACCGACGTCTTCGACTGCTTCTTCCGCTTCCTGGCCGCGATCCTGCACACCGGGCAGGTGCTGGACCAGACGGCCTTCTGGCGGACGGTCGCCGACTGTGTGACGGACTACCAGCGGGCGCACCCCGAACTCGCCGGGACGTTCGCACGGTACGACCTCTTCGCGCCGCGGTTCCCGCTGTCCTGCCTCAACCGGCTGCAACTGCGCGACAACCAGCAGATGGTGGACCTGGCCGACCCGTCGGCCGCCCTCCAGTTCGCCGGCACCCTGGCCAATCCGCTGTCAGCCGCCCGGCAGGATCAGCCGGCCGGCCAGGCGACCTGGGCCGAGCGGTAG
- a CDS encoding beta-N-acetylhexosaminidase: MLAAGATAAGARAASPGATGAPPAAAPDPAVAAVTSRVVPVPSSVRPGGGAFRIAAGTPITLDAGSSAPARDVADYAAGLLRPATGYALPVVTGRAAHGVAEGGAADGDPAGIVLALGDPDQGLGDEGYRLRTTGASVLISARTAAGLYHGVQTLRQLLPAAVESRSALPDTDWTVPSTDITDVPRYAYRGAMLDVARHFFTVAQVERFIDQLALYKINTLHLHLTDDQGWRIAVDSWPRLTGYGGSTQVGGGPGGFYTQADYREIVAYAGAHFLDVVPEIDGPGHSNAALASYPRLNCDGTSPALYTGTSVGFSTLCAAREDTYDFLGDVIGEVAALTPGPYLHIGGDEAQSTSAADYVSYVDRVQRIVADHGKTAIGWHQIDAAHPAAGTIAQYWGTAGNEQEVAAAAQAGTRVIMSPANRSYLDMKYTSSTTLGKSWAGYVDVRASYDWDPATYVKGVPASAVYGVEAPLWTETLKTTADLDYMAFPRLPGIAELGWSPAATHDWDTYRVRLSAQAPRWDAMGISYYRSAQVAWPAG; this comes from the coding sequence ATGCTGGCCGCGGGCGCCACGGCGGCCGGGGCACGCGCCGCCTCGCCGGGCGCCACGGGGGCCCCGCCCGCCGCCGCACCGGACCCGGCGGTCGCCGCGGTCACCTCCCGGGTGGTGCCGGTGCCGTCCTCGGTGCGGCCGGGAGGCGGCGCCTTCCGGATCGCCGCCGGCACCCCGATCACCCTGGACGCCGGATCCTCCGCCCCGGCCAGGGACGTCGCGGACTACGCGGCCGGGCTGCTCCGCCCCGCCACCGGCTACGCCCTGCCGGTCGTCACCGGCCGCGCCGCCCACGGGGTGGCCGAGGGCGGCGCCGCCGACGGCGACCCGGCCGGCATCGTGCTGGCGCTCGGCGACCCCGACCAGGGCCTCGGCGACGAGGGGTACCGGCTCCGTACCACCGGCGCCTCCGTGCTGATCAGCGCCCGGACCGCAGCCGGGCTCTACCACGGGGTGCAGACCCTGCGGCAACTGCTGCCGGCCGCGGTGGAGAGCCGGTCCGCGCTCCCGGACACCGACTGGACCGTCCCCAGCACGGACATCACCGATGTGCCGCGCTACGCCTACCGCGGGGCGATGCTCGACGTGGCCCGGCACTTCTTCACCGTCGCCCAGGTCGAGCGGTTCATCGACCAGCTGGCGCTCTACAAGATCAACACGCTGCATCTGCATCTCACCGACGACCAGGGCTGGCGGATCGCGGTCGACTCCTGGCCCCGGCTGACCGGCTACGGCGGCAGCACCCAGGTCGGCGGCGGCCCCGGCGGCTTCTACACCCAGGCCGACTACCGGGAGATCGTCGCCTACGCGGGAGCCCACTTCCTCGACGTCGTACCGGAGATCGACGGTCCCGGGCACTCCAACGCGGCCCTGGCCTCCTACCCCCGGCTGAACTGCGACGGCACGTCCCCCGCGCTCTACACCGGCACCAGCGTCGGCTTCAGCACGCTCTGCGCTGCCCGCGAGGACACCTACGACTTCCTGGGCGATGTGATCGGCGAGGTCGCCGCGCTGACCCCCGGCCCCTATCTGCACATCGGCGGCGACGAGGCCCAGTCCACCAGCGCGGCGGACTACGTCAGCTATGTGGACCGGGTGCAGCGGATCGTCGCGGACCACGGCAAGACGGCGATCGGCTGGCACCAGATCGACGCCGCCCATCCGGCGGCGGGCACGATCGCCCAGTACTGGGGCACCGCGGGCAACGAGCAGGAGGTCGCGGCGGCCGCCCAGGCCGGCACCCGGGTGATCATGTCCCCGGCGAACCGGAGCTACCTCGACATGAAGTACACCTCGTCCACCACGCTGGGAAAGTCGTGGGCGGGCTACGTGGACGTGCGGGCCTCCTACGACTGGGACCCGGCGACCTACGTCAAGGGCGTCCCGGCGTCCGCGGTGTACGGCGTGGAGGCCCCGCTGTGGACCGAGACCCTGAAGACCACCGCCGACCTGGACTACATGGCCTTCCCGCGGCTGCCGGGGATCGCCGAACTCGGCTGGTCCCCGGCGGCCACGCACGACTGGGACACCTACCGGGTGCGGCTCTCGGCCCAGGCGCCCCGCTGGGACGCGATGGGGATCTCCTACTACCGCTCGGCCCAGGTCGCCTGGCCGGCCGGCTGA
- the glmS gene encoding glutamine--fructose-6-phosphate transaminase (isomerizing) yields MCGIVGYIGRRDVAPLLLEGLQRLEYRGYDSAGIVITGKSGDLRTVKAKGRVRELESRIPKRFAGTTGIAHTRWATHGAPSDENAHPHLDADQKVAVVHNGIIDNASELRARLIAEGTVFSSETDTEVLAHLIARSPAETLEQKVSEALRAIEGTFGIAVLHKDFPDRIVAARNGSPVVLGIGEKEMFVASDVAALVAHTRQVVTLGDGEMATLKADDFRTYTTEGSRTTATPTTVEWEAESYDMGGHDTYMHKEIAEQAEAVDRVLRGRIDDRFATVHLGGLNLEPGEARRVRRIKILGCGTSYHAGQIGAQLIEELARIPSDAEPASEFRYRNPVVDPDTLYVAVSQSGETYDVLAAVQELKRKGARVLGIVNVVGSAIAREADGGTYVHAGPEVCVVSTKCFTNTVVAFALLALHLGRIRDLSVADGRRIIDGLRRLPGQIDEILKAEPEIKVLAKQYADAKSMLFIGRVRGYPVAREASLKLKEVSYIHAEAYPASELKHGPLALIDPSMPTVAIVPDDELLEKNRAALEEIKARSGRILAVAHQEQEKADDTIVVPKNEDELDPILMGIPLQLFAYHTALALGRDIDKPRNLAKSVTVE; encoded by the coding sequence ATGTGCGGAATCGTCGGTTACATCGGCAGGCGTGACGTGGCGCCACTGCTGCTCGAGGGCCTGCAGCGGCTGGAGTACCGGGGTTACGACTCGGCCGGCATCGTCATCACCGGCAAGTCGGGGGACCTGCGGACCGTGAAGGCCAAGGGCCGGGTCCGGGAGCTGGAGTCCCGCATCCCCAAGCGGTTCGCCGGCACCACGGGCATCGCGCACACCCGGTGGGCCACCCATGGGGCGCCCAGCGACGAGAACGCCCACCCGCACCTGGACGCCGACCAGAAGGTCGCGGTCGTCCACAACGGGATCATCGACAACGCCTCCGAACTCCGCGCCCGGCTGATCGCCGAGGGCACCGTCTTCAGCTCCGAGACCGACACCGAGGTGCTGGCGCACCTGATCGCCCGCTCCCCCGCCGAGACGCTGGAGCAGAAGGTCAGCGAGGCGCTGCGGGCCATCGAGGGCACCTTCGGCATCGCGGTGCTGCACAAGGACTTCCCCGACCGGATCGTCGCGGCCCGCAACGGTTCCCCGGTGGTGCTGGGCATCGGCGAGAAGGAGATGTTCGTCGCCTCGGACGTCGCCGCCCTGGTCGCGCACACCCGGCAGGTCGTCACCCTCGGGGACGGCGAGATGGCCACCTTGAAGGCCGACGACTTCCGCACCTACACCACCGAGGGGTCCCGGACCACCGCGACGCCGACCACCGTGGAGTGGGAGGCCGAGTCGTACGACATGGGCGGCCACGACACCTACATGCACAAGGAGATCGCCGAGCAGGCCGAGGCGGTGGACCGGGTGCTGCGCGGCCGGATCGACGACCGGTTCGCCACCGTGCACCTGGGGGGTCTGAACCTGGAGCCGGGCGAGGCCCGCCGGGTGCGGCGGATCAAGATCCTCGGCTGCGGTACGAGCTACCACGCGGGTCAGATCGGCGCCCAGCTGATCGAGGAGCTGGCCCGTATCCCGTCGGACGCCGAGCCCGCCTCGGAGTTCCGCTACCGCAACCCGGTGGTCGACCCGGACACCCTCTACGTGGCGGTGTCGCAGTCAGGTGAGACCTATGACGTACTGGCCGCCGTGCAGGAGCTGAAGCGCAAGGGCGCCCGGGTGCTCGGCATCGTCAACGTGGTGGGGTCGGCCATCGCCCGCGAGGCGGACGGCGGTACGTATGTGCACGCCGGTCCTGAGGTGTGCGTGGTGTCCACCAAGTGCTTCACCAACACGGTGGTGGCCTTCGCGCTGCTCGCGCTGCACTTGGGGCGGATCAGGGACCTGTCGGTCGCCGACGGCCGGCGGATCATCGACGGCCTGCGCCGGCTGCCAGGGCAGATCGACGAGATCCTCAAGGCCGAGCCGGAGATCAAGGTGCTCGCCAAGCAGTACGCGGACGCCAAGTCGATGCTCTTCATCGGGCGGGTCCGCGGCTACCCGGTGGCCCGCGAGGCGTCGTTGAAGCTGAAGGAGGTCAGCTACATCCACGCCGAGGCGTACCCGGCCTCCGAGCTGAAGCACGGGCCGCTGGCGCTGATCGACCCGTCGATGCCCACGGTGGCGATCGTGCCGGACGACGAACTGCTGGAGAAGAACCGGGCGGCGCTGGAGGAGATCAAGGCGCGCAGCGGCCGGATCCTTGCGGTCGCGCACCAGGAGCAGGAGAAGGCCGACGACACGATCGTGGTGCCGAAGAACGAGGACGAGCTGGACCCGATCCTGATGGGCATCCCGCTCCAGCTCTTCGCCTACCACACCGCGCTGGCGCTGGGCCGGGACATCGACAAGCCGCGCAACCTGGCCAAGTCGGTCACGGTGGAGTAG
- a CDS encoding universal stress protein, which translates to MAGPDFPEPADGRPLADAAALPEPATAARHACDPAFRHGVVVGFDGSLSSERALSYAVGMARRTGSALIIVHVANRLPATVWAGCEPPVFVDVPDHRTELLGLELACADHLAEISWVLVERGGDICHELEEVGREYEADAIVVGGTTGLVGRIFGSVAGRLARRAQRPVVVIP; encoded by the coding sequence ATGGCCGGTCCTGACTTTCCCGAACCCGCCGACGGCAGGCCGCTCGCCGATGCCGCCGCCCTGCCGGAGCCGGCGACCGCGGCGCGACACGCCTGCGATCCGGCCTTCCGGCACGGCGTCGTGGTGGGTTTCGACGGTTCCCTGTCCAGCGAGCGCGCGCTCTCCTACGCGGTCGGCATGGCCCGCAGGACCGGATCCGCGCTGATCATCGTGCATGTGGCCAACCGGCTGCCGGCCACCGTATGGGCCGGCTGCGAGCCACCGGTCTTCGTGGACGTGCCCGACCACCGCACCGAGCTGCTCGGCCTGGAGCTGGCCTGTGCGGACCACCTCGCCGAGATCTCCTGGGTGCTGGTGGAGCGCGGCGGCGACATCTGCCACGAGCTGGAGGAGGTCGGCCGGGAGTACGAGGCCGACGCGATCGTGGTCGGCGGTACGACCGGGCTGGTCGGCCGGATCTTCGGCTCGGTGGCCGGGCGGCTGGCCCGGCGGGCGCAGCGGCCGGTGGTGGTGATCCCCTGA